tatttactattaaacgATGTGTCGATTCTATTGATCAATACACATACAATTGCTTTAATGCGTATAAtacttagaaattatttttcctCCTTGACGAACTAAGTAGTTCACAAGTTAGTCTATGACGTTTAACAGTTATATCTACAAGGTGCAGATTCATGGCTTCTAATGAAATCGTAACaagtattacattatatatgaaaatatttaatgtattcgtTTATAATATGCATAGCATGTGTCGTTAAACCGTCATTAATATAGGAAAGTACTTAATTTATCGTTAAACTATAAAAttccgtttatttattttatgtttatttattttttcagaaataaaatttCCCTACGGAGGTCACGGCCACGCATCGAATCATGGGTCAAGAACAATCCTTCATCACTCAAGCCAGTGTTGctcctgtaaaaaaatatcaggaCAAATACGACGATACCATACAATACAGAGTTTCTCCTATCGACTATCGAACGAGCGACTACGACAGGACAGATTACAAACGTCACAGAGCAAGGAGTAGTGCCGAGAGTTTCAAAAGCGACAACTCCTCGACGGAGAGCAGTGGCTACAGAAGCGGTTCCAGTGCTTACGAATGCCGTTCCGAGAGATCGTCAAACAGTGATTATTACTGCACATCCTTATACAAGAACAATCACTACAAAGATATAAACAAAGAACTTTATAAACCAGTCAAAATACCCAAAGATAAACGCTATAAGCAATTGTTCGACGACAAAGACGAAAATAAAAGCGGAAGG
This is a stretch of genomic DNA from Vanessa atalanta chromosome 20, ilVanAtal1.2, whole genome shotgun sequence. It encodes these proteins:
- the LOC125071748 gene encoding uncharacterized protein LOC125071748 — its product is MGQEQSFITQASVAPVKKYQDKYDDTIQYRVSPIDYRTSDYDRTDYKRHRARSSAESFKSDNSSTESSGYRSGSSAYECRSERSSNSDYYCTSLYKNNHYKDINKELYKPVKIPKDKRYKQLFDDKDENKSGRLKGYLSEAEKAKLKAGPTPKRAGIRNYTPKIISAEEQRKKIENWI